One region of Hoeflea sp. 108 genomic DNA includes:
- the gatB gene encoding Asp-tRNA(Asn)/Glu-tRNA(Gln) amidotransferase subunit GatB, with translation MTLIDTRTPDAKRLIPGATGDWEVIIGLEVHAQVTSEAKLFSGASTTFGAEPNANVSLVDAAMPGMLPVINEECVKQAIRTGLGLKAQINHKSVFDRKNYFYPDLPQGYQISQFKQPIVGEGKIVISVGPDRKGEFEDIEIGIERLHLEQDAGKSIHDQHPTMSYVDLNRSGVALMEIVSKPDMRSSDEAKAYVTKLRTIVRYLGTCDGNMDEGSMRADVNVSVRRPGEPFGTRCEIKNVNSIRFVGQAIEYEARRQIAILEDGGQIDQETRLFDPNKGETRAMRSKEEAHDYRYFPDPDLLPLEFDQAYVDALAKDLPELPDDKKARLVDGLGLSVYDASILVSEKSIADYFEKVASGRDGKAAANWVINDLLGALNKAGKDIENAPVSPDQLGAIIDLIKEGTISGKIAKDLFEIVWNEGGDPRELVESRGMKQVTDTGAIEKAVDDVIAANPDKAEQARAKPTMAGWFVGQVMKMTGGKANPQAVNDLVKAKLGIEE, from the coding sequence ATGACCCTCATCGATACCCGCACGCCCGACGCCAAGCGTCTCATTCCCGGTGCCACCGGTGACTGGGAAGTCATCATCGGCCTTGAGGTCCATGCCCAGGTGACGTCTGAGGCCAAGCTGTTCTCGGGGGCTTCGACCACCTTCGGTGCCGAACCCAATGCGAATGTCAGCCTCGTCGATGCGGCGATGCCCGGCATGCTGCCCGTCATCAACGAAGAGTGCGTCAAGCAGGCGATCCGCACCGGCCTCGGCCTCAAGGCGCAGATCAACCACAAGTCGGTGTTCGACCGGAAGAATTACTTCTATCCGGATCTGCCGCAGGGCTATCAGATTTCGCAGTTCAAGCAGCCGATCGTCGGCGAGGGCAAGATTGTCATTTCGGTCGGTCCCGACCGCAAAGGCGAGTTCGAGGACATCGAGATCGGCATTGAGCGCCTGCATCTCGAACAGGACGCCGGCAAGTCGATCCACGACCAGCACCCGACAATGTCCTATGTCGACCTCAATCGCTCGGGCGTGGCCCTGATGGAGATCGTCTCCAAGCCCGACATGCGTTCGTCGGACGAGGCCAAGGCCTATGTCACCAAGCTGCGCACCATCGTGCGTTATCTCGGCACCTGCGACGGCAACATGGACGAGGGCTCGATGCGCGCCGACGTCAACGTGTCGGTGCGTCGCCCGGGCGAGCCGTTTGGCACGCGTTGCGAGATCAAGAACGTCAATTCGATCCGCTTTGTCGGCCAGGCCATCGAATACGAGGCGCGCCGCCAGATCGCCATTCTCGAAGACGGCGGCCAGATCGACCAGGAGACGCGCCTGTTCGACCCGAACAAAGGCGAGACGCGCGCGATGCGCTCGAAGGAAGAAGCGCATGATTATCGTTACTTCCCCGATCCGGACCTTTTGCCGCTTGAGTTCGACCAGGCCTATGTCGACGCGCTCGCCAAGGACCTGCCGGAACTGCCTGACGACAAGAAGGCGCGGCTGGTCGACGGCCTCGGCCTGTCGGTCTACGACGCGTCGATCCTGGTGTCGGAAAAGTCGATAGCCGACTATTTCGAGAAGGTGGCGAGCGGCCGCGACGGCAAGGCAGCCGCGAACTGGGTCATCAACGACCTGCTCGGCGCGCTGAACAAGGCCGGCAAGGACATCGAGAACGCCCCTGTGTCGCCGGATCAGCTCGGGGCGATCATCGACCTGATCAAGGAAGGTACGATTTCCGGCAAGATCGCGAAGGACCTGTTTGAGATCGTCTGGAACGAGGGCGGCGACCCGCGCGAACTGGTCGAAAGCCGCGGCATGAAGCAGGTCACCGACACCGGCGCCATCGAGAAGGCCGTAGATGACGTGATCGCCGCCAACCCCGACAAGGCCGAGCAGGCGCGTGCCAAGCCGACGATGGCCGGCTGGTTTGTCGGTCAGGTGATGAAGATGACGGGCGGCAAGGCCAACCCGCAGGCGGTCAACGACCTGGTCAAGGCCAAGCTCGGTATCGAGGAATAA
- a CDS encoding GNAT family N-acetyltransferase yields the protein MFVRTASERDLEAIKVLLAETWHATYGVERVKEITAEWHSVASLKARLTLPNSEFLVADDGKAIAGMAFAASTDDPKVVMLRQLYVRPGNQRAGIGRMLLEEIEQCFPEAHKLRLEAEEANGQAIAFYLANGFRQTGRTEDPARPELSAALFEKELG from the coding sequence ATGTTCGTGCGCACGGCGAGCGAGCGCGACCTTGAAGCGATCAAGGTGCTGCTCGCCGAGACATGGCATGCGACCTATGGCGTCGAGCGCGTCAAAGAGATCACGGCCGAATGGCATTCGGTTGCCTCTCTCAAGGCGCGGCTGACTTTGCCGAACTCCGAGTTCCTGGTGGCCGACGACGGCAAGGCGATTGCCGGGATGGCTTTCGCCGCGTCAACCGACGACCCCAAGGTCGTGATGCTGCGCCAGCTCTATGTGCGCCCAGGCAACCAGCGCGCCGGCATCGGGCGCATGCTGCTCGAGGAAATCGAGCAGTGTTTTCCCGAAGCGCATAAGTTGCGGCTGGAGGCGGAGGAGGCGAACGGCCAGGCCATCGCCTTCTACCTCGCCAACGGTTTCAGGCAGACGGGCAGGACCGAAGATCCGGCGCGTCCGGAGTTGTCGGCGGCACTGTTCGAAAAAGAGCTGGGCTAG
- a CDS encoding MipA/OmpV family protein produces the protein MFAKAGIAADAVRALLAAMAIGFLGSASAFAADSVASDGDLSTSPNPSRFGRIGEKLGEWQVVVGGGAMIEPEYEGSDEFKVAPVPFVSATFFDVLTIDPTGASMTVFERDAFSFSARLGYELGRQEDDSDRLKGMGDVDFGATVGAKAAFELGPVELFAIVDKTIGGSEGLVGRVGVEATQPISEQLFLGASASAVFADENHMQAYFGVSTEQAARSGLARYDAGAGLKRADFSVSATYSINRNWIVRGEAQVGVLLGDAADSPIVVENIQPSAMLLVGYKF, from the coding sequence ATGTTCGCAAAAGCAGGAATTGCAGCCGATGCCGTCAGGGCGTTGCTGGCAGCCATGGCAATCGGATTTCTTGGGTCGGCGAGCGCCTTTGCTGCCGACAGTGTGGCATCCGACGGCGACCTGTCGACCTCGCCCAACCCGAGCCGTTTCGGGCGCATCGGCGAAAAACTGGGCGAATGGCAGGTTGTCGTTGGCGGTGGGGCGATGATCGAGCCTGAATATGAGGGCTCCGACGAATTCAAGGTCGCGCCGGTTCCTTTTGTCTCGGCGACCTTCTTCGACGTGCTGACCATCGACCCGACCGGCGCATCGATGACCGTTTTCGAGCGCGACGCCTTCAGCTTCAGCGCGCGCCTGGGATACGAACTCGGTCGGCAGGAAGATGATTCCGACCGCCTCAAGGGCATGGGCGATGTCGACTTCGGCGCAACCGTCGGCGCCAAGGCAGCTTTCGAGCTTGGGCCGGTCGAACTGTTCGCAATCGTCGACAAGACGATCGGCGGCAGCGAAGGGCTTGTCGGGCGGGTGGGCGTGGAGGCCACGCAGCCGATCTCCGAGCAGTTGTTCCTGGGGGCGTCTGCTTCGGCCGTATTTGCCGACGAGAATCACATGCAGGCCTATTTCGGCGTCAGCACCGAGCAGGCCGCGCGCTCCGGCCTTGCCCGCTATGACGCCGGCGCCGGGCTCAAGCGCGCCGATTTCTCGGTTTCAGCAACCTATAGTATCAATCGCAACTGGATCGTCCGGGGTGAAGCCCAGGTGGGAGTTCTTCTTGGCGATGCTGCCGACAGTCCGATAGTGGTTGAAAATATCCAGCCATCGGCAATGCTTCTGGTCGGCTACAAATTCTGA
- a CDS encoding YjhX family toxin: protein MDISRIEQRILHLLAQGGRIEIEKDDNNRIEDVICLTREGWRYPGFDLELFRKLKRKKAVASSQGGPYRITRVGLKLVRPELDNR from the coding sequence ATGGACATATCGCGCATTGAGCAGCGCATCCTGCATCTGCTCGCCCAAGGCGGGCGCATCGAAATCGAAAAAGACGACAACAACAGGATCGAGGACGTGATCTGCCTCACCCGCGAGGGCTGGCGCTATCCAGGCTTCGATCTCGAGCTGTTCCGGAAGCTGAAGCGAAAGAAGGCAGTCGCCTCTTCGCAAGGCGGGCCATACCGCATCACCAGGGTAGGCCTGAAACTGGTTCGCCCGGAACTCGACAACAGGTAG
- a CDS encoding HAMP domain-containing sensor histidine kinase codes for MSGLLGRVVPRSLRGQLMAIVLVAMLVVIVIGSVFEKITNSDYVPDMEIVAERAGVVAGMLRHAPPEMRGAILTAANKAGLDFQVFDRQQIDDASSPQQRTTLGRIINALFPPDRAPPLGGRWLTIDDQPALVFDLDANTAAALFGAPDTVLTSQFVSPASYYVLALVVLFVLFSLFAVWAVTDPLNRIAAAVASAEVDNGGELFVERGSIEIVGLARALNTMRARIRAMIDNRTRMLRSVSHDLRTPLTRLRLRAERLDDSILRTAMLSDIGHIERLIDETLTYLRNDVSTEELQRADIASVLQTVCAEFSDVGFSVSYTGPDRLPGLCKPNALARAIANLCDNGVKFAPNVEVALTATDEAAFIEVSDNGPGIPETVRARVFEPFYKMDASRGPNAGRGFGLGLSIVADIVHGHGGRIELDDNRPTGLVVKVDLPRRLAAA; via the coding sequence ATGAGCGGCCTTCTCGGCCGCGTGGTGCCGCGATCGCTGCGTGGGCAGTTGATGGCGATCGTGCTCGTTGCCATGCTGGTGGTCATCGTCATCGGCTCGGTGTTCGAGAAGATCACCAATTCCGACTACGTGCCCGATATGGAGATCGTCGCAGAGCGTGCCGGCGTGGTCGCAGGCATGCTGCGGCACGCGCCGCCCGAGATGCGGGGTGCCATTTTGACCGCAGCAAACAAGGCCGGGCTGGATTTCCAGGTATTCGACAGGCAACAGATCGACGACGCGTCGTCGCCGCAGCAGCGCACGACGCTGGGGCGGATCATCAATGCGCTGTTCCCCCCTGATAGGGCGCCGCCGCTTGGCGGACGCTGGCTGACAATCGATGACCAGCCGGCCCTTGTGTTCGATCTGGACGCCAACACGGCGGCAGCCTTGTTCGGCGCGCCCGACACCGTGCTGACGTCGCAATTCGTCAGTCCTGCATCCTATTACGTGCTGGCGCTGGTGGTGTTGTTTGTCCTGTTCTCGCTGTTTGCGGTCTGGGCTGTGACCGATCCGCTGAACAGAATCGCTGCAGCCGTTGCATCCGCCGAGGTTGACAATGGCGGCGAGCTTTTCGTCGAGCGCGGTTCGATCGAGATCGTCGGTTTGGCGCGTGCGCTCAACACGATGCGGGCGCGCATTCGCGCCATGATCGACAACCGTACGCGCATGCTGCGCAGTGTCAGTCACGACCTCCGGACGCCTTTGACACGCCTGCGCCTGCGCGCCGAGCGACTGGACGACAGCATCTTGCGGACCGCCATGCTGTCCGACATCGGCCATATCGAAAGGCTGATCGACGAGACGCTGACCTATTTGCGCAACGACGTGTCGACTGAGGAGCTGCAGCGGGCCGACATTGCCAGCGTGCTCCAGACGGTTTGCGCCGAGTTCTCTGATGTCGGGTTCTCGGTCTCCTACACGGGCCCCGACCGGCTGCCCGGCCTGTGCAAGCCGAACGCGCTGGCGCGCGCCATCGCCAATCTCTGCGACAACGGTGTCAAATTCGCGCCCAATGTCGAGGTCGCGCTGACGGCAACAGACGAAGCGGCCTTCATCGAAGTCAGCGACAATGGGCCGGGCATTCCCGAAACCGTGCGCGCCCGTGTCTTCGAACCCTTCTACAAGATGGATGCGTCGCGCGGGCCCAACGCCGGGCGCGGTTTTGGTCTCGGACTGTCGATCGTCGCTGATATCGTGCACGGCCATGGCGGCAGGATCGAGCTCGATGACAACAGGCCCACCGGGCTCGTGGTAAAGGTCGACCTGCCCAGGCGTCTCGCTGCGGCCTAG
- the panB gene encoding 3-methyl-2-oxobutanoate hydroxymethyltransferase, with translation MASDAPAAAGRITPAELMARKGGQPIVCLTAYTYPIARLLDPHVDLLLVGDSVAMVLHGHANTLGATMDMMIAHGQAVMRGASRACIVVDMPAGSYEDSVETAVASARRIVQETGCDAIKLEGGVAMAPQIAAIVAAGIPVMGHIGLLPQSVEKEGGYKIKGRSEANAEALYVDAKAVEAAGAFSTVIEGTIEPVAAEITRRIAIPTIGIGASAACDGQVLVTDDAIGLTVDRVPKFVKEYAHLRDIVAAAAAAYASDVRSRTFPAPEHLFAPNAPALKPQTVLGKHDAQIDKTPKDKP, from the coding sequence ATGGCTTCCGACGCGCCAGCGGCTGCAGGCCGCATCACGCCCGCCGAGCTTATGGCCCGCAAGGGCGGGCAGCCCATCGTCTGCCTCACCGCCTATACCTATCCGATAGCCCGCCTGCTCGACCCGCATGTCGACCTGCTGCTCGTCGGCGACAGCGTCGCGATGGTCCTGCATGGCCATGCAAACACGCTAGGCGCGACGATGGACATGATGATCGCTCATGGCCAGGCAGTGATGCGGGGCGCGAGCCGCGCCTGCATCGTCGTCGACATGCCCGCCGGCTCCTATGAAGATTCGGTAGAGACTGCGGTCGCTTCGGCCAGGCGCATTGTGCAAGAAACGGGCTGCGACGCCATCAAGCTCGAAGGTGGCGTGGCGATGGCGCCGCAGATCGCAGCCATCGTCGCCGCCGGCATCCCGGTCATGGGCCATATCGGGCTGTTGCCGCAGTCGGTGGAGAAGGAAGGCGGCTACAAGATCAAGGGCCGCTCAGAGGCAAATGCCGAGGCGCTCTATGTCGACGCCAAGGCAGTCGAAGCCGCAGGCGCCTTCTCGACCGTCATCGAAGGCACGATCGAGCCTGTCGCAGCCGAGATCACGCGGCGCATCGCCATTCCCACCATCGGCATCGGCGCGAGTGCTGCCTGCGACGGTCAGGTTCTCGTCACAGACGACGCCATCGGGCTGACCGTCGACCGCGTGCCCAAATTCGTCAAGGAATACGCCCATCTGCGCGACATCGTCGCCGCGGCCGCGGCCGCCTATGCCAGCGACGTGCGCAGCCGCACCTTCCCTGCCCCCGAGCATCTTTTTGCCCCCAACGCACCGGCCCTAAAACCGCAAACGGTTTTAGGAAAGCACGATGCGCAAATTGATAAGACACCCAAGGACAAGCCATGA
- the aat gene encoding leucyl/phenylalanyl-tRNA--protein transferase, which yields MTRPYAPGFGIPTDLLLKAYASGVFPMAESASDPEVFWVRPETRGVIPLDSFHIPHSLARTIRRGHFEIRVNSDFEGTIDACAEKRSGRLSTWINGPIREAYTRLNRMGNAHSVEAWRDGHQVGGLYGVSLGRAFFGESMFSRETDASKVCLVHLVERLREHHFVLLDTQFTTDHLKRFGAVDVPRGKYEKMLADAITGEASFD from the coding sequence ATGACCCGACCCTATGCGCCCGGCTTCGGCATACCTACGGACCTTCTCCTGAAGGCCTATGCGTCGGGCGTCTTTCCCATGGCCGAAAGCGCCTCTGACCCGGAAGTCTTCTGGGTCAGGCCGGAGACGCGCGGCGTCATCCCGCTCGACAGCTTCCACATCCCCCACAGCCTGGCCCGTACCATCAGGCGCGGCCATTTCGAAATCCGCGTCAACAGCGACTTCGAAGGCACCATCGACGCCTGCGCGGAGAAGCGCTCGGGCCGCCTGTCGACCTGGATCAATGGGCCGATCCGCGAAGCCTATACGCGGCTGAACAGGATGGGCAACGCCCACTCGGTGGAAGCGTGGCGCGACGGCCATCAGGTCGGCGGGCTCTATGGCGTGTCGCTTGGCCGGGCCTTCTTCGGCGAAAGCATGTTCTCGCGCGAGACCGACGCATCCAAGGTCTGCCTGGTCCATCTCGTCGAACGGCTCCGCGAACACCACTTCGTGCTGCTCGACACGCAATTCACCACCGACCACCTGAAGCGCTTCGGCGCAGTCGACGTGCCGCGTGGAAAATACGAGAAGATGCTGGCTGATGCGATTACCGGCGAAGCATCTTTCGACTGA
- the panC gene encoding pantoate--beta-alanine ligase codes for MTAVVDTVSALRAQVAAWKAEGLRVALVPTMGALHDGHVSLMRAALDRADRCIVSIFVNPRQFAPTEDLDKYPRQLEQDLARLTEAGVHLAFTPDVNEVYPEGFATSISVGGPSSGLETDFRPSFFDGVATVVAKLFIQTAPDLAVFGEKDYQQLCVVKKLCLDLNLPVEILGSPTIRDAEGLAMSSRNAYLSPAELEIARKLNKVLRKAASALRGGADETAAMAAARQEIIGAGFDSVDYVAARQSDTLAPWRHELEGRVLVAARLGKTRLIDNVEVAAG; via the coding sequence ATGACCGCAGTCGTCGACACCGTCTCCGCCCTGCGCGCCCAGGTGGCGGCGTGGAAGGCCGAGGGGCTCAGGGTCGCACTCGTGCCGACCATGGGCGCGCTGCATGACGGTCATGTTTCGCTGATGCGCGCAGCGTTGGACCGCGCCGACCGGTGCATCGTGTCGATCTTTGTCAATCCGCGCCAGTTCGCGCCGACCGAGGATCTGGACAAGTATCCCCGTCAGCTGGAGCAGGACCTTGCCCGCCTCACTGAGGCCGGCGTCCACCTCGCCTTCACGCCTGACGTCAACGAGGTCTATCCCGAGGGATTCGCCACCTCGATCTCCGTCGGGGGCCCGTCGTCCGGCCTCGAAACCGATTTTCGTCCGTCCTTCTTCGACGGGGTGGCAACCGTGGTTGCCAAGCTTTTCATCCAGACGGCACCCGATCTCGCCGTTTTCGGCGAAAAGGATTACCAGCAGCTCTGCGTGGTGAAGAAGCTCTGCCTCGACCTCAACCTGCCGGTCGAGATTCTGGGGTCGCCGACGATCCGCGACGCCGAAGGCCTCGCCATGTCGTCGCGCAATGCCTATCTCAGCCCCGCCGAACTCGAGATCGCGCGCAAGCTCAACAAGGTGCTGCGCAAGGCAGCTTCCGCACTTCGGGGCGGTGCCGACGAGACCGCAGCGATGGCCGCCGCACGCCAGGAAATCATCGGTGCCGGGTTCGACAGCGTCGACTACGTCGCAGCACGCCAGAGCGACACGCTTGCACCCTGGCGGCACGAACTGGAAGGCCGCGTGCTGGTCGCAGCGCGTCTCGGCAAGACGCGCCTGATCGACAACGTCGAGGTGGCGGCGGGTTAA
- a CDS encoding response regulator transcription factor — MAGDAARAANGSRILIVEDDFEIARMLSETLAENGMTVAVAESGAEMDTLLRNGKFDLIVLDVMLPGEDGLSICKRLRLETTVPILMLTALGEETDRVVGLEIGADDYVTKPFSARELTARIRALLRRTAYPSQERARSKVLRFNGWQIDLIRRQLHDPSNARVATTTHEFDLLLAFCRNAGRVLSREQLLGVTHAGLAGPIERSIDVHVSRLRQKIEADARDPVLLKTVRLGGYLFTATVEEA; from the coding sequence TTGGCTGGCGATGCCGCCCGCGCGGCTAACGGCTCGCGCATTCTGATCGTCGAGGACGATTTCGAGATCGCCAGGATGCTGAGCGAAACGTTGGCCGAGAACGGCATGACCGTCGCGGTCGCTGAAAGTGGCGCCGAGATGGACACCTTGCTGCGCAACGGTAAGTTCGATCTCATCGTGCTCGATGTCATGCTGCCCGGCGAGGACGGCCTCAGCATCTGCAAGCGGCTTCGCCTGGAAACGACGGTCCCGATCCTGATGCTGACAGCGCTTGGCGAGGAGACCGACCGGGTGGTCGGGCTGGAGATCGGCGCTGATGACTATGTAACGAAGCCGTTCAGCGCGCGCGAGCTGACAGCGCGCATACGCGCCTTGCTGCGGCGTACGGCATATCCGTCCCAGGAGCGTGCGCGGTCAAAAGTCCTGCGTTTCAATGGCTGGCAGATCGATCTGATCCGCCGGCAATTGCACGATCCCAGCAATGCCCGAGTGGCGACGACGACGCATGAATTCGACCTGCTGCTGGCCTTCTGCCGCAATGCCGGCCGTGTGCTGTCGCGCGAGCAGCTGCTTGGTGTGACCCATGCCGGGCTCGCCGGGCCCATCGAGCGCAGCATCGACGTCCATGTCAGCCGGTTGCGCCAGAAGATCGAAGCGGATGCGCGCGACCCGGTTCTGCTCAAGACCGTGCGTCTGGGCGGGTATCTTTTCACCGCCACGGTGGAAGAGGCATGA
- a CDS encoding DUF2155 domain-containing protein, with protein MLAAMALCAGLGHAAAQDSIQRLPLDPQAFPSEEMPAEGMDDLPALDDTQAAPDQQQPQAAPAPQVTPAPKTTQAQRIKNPVAEFAGIDKITGRIITFDVYVDETVQFGALQVTPRVCYSRPESEEPKTDSFVEVDEITLDRKIRRIFTGWMFAESPGLNAVEHAVYDVWLKGCKQKSEVPAPQAAKTN; from the coding sequence TTGCTTGCGGCAATGGCACTGTGTGCCGGCCTCGGCCACGCGGCAGCCCAGGACAGCATCCAGCGTCTGCCGCTTGACCCGCAGGCCTTTCCGAGTGAGGAAATGCCGGCCGAGGGCATGGACGATCTGCCGGCTCTCGACGACACCCAGGCCGCGCCCGACCAGCAGCAGCCCCAGGCGGCTCCAGCACCCCAGGTGACCCCTGCGCCCAAGACCACCCAGGCTCAGCGCATCAAGAACCCGGTCGCCGAATTCGCCGGCATCGACAAGATCACCGGCCGCATCATCACCTTCGACGTCTATGTCGACGAGACGGTGCAGTTCGGCGCCCTGCAGGTGACACCGCGCGTCTGCTACTCGCGCCCCGAGAGCGAGGAGCCCAAGACCGACTCCTTCGTCGAGGTCGACGAGATCACCCTCGACCGCAAGATCCGACGCATCTTCACCGGCTGGATGTTTGCAGAAAGCCCCGGCCTCAACGCCGTCGAGCACGCCGTCTATGACGTCTGGCTCAAGGGCTGCAAGCAGAAGTCCGAAGTGCCGGCGCCACAGGCCGCCAAGACCAACTGA
- a CDS encoding CBS domain-containing protein produces the protein MTVKAILDKKGHDVFTIGPNVQLSEAVRTLAEHRIGALVVTNGDRKIVGILSERDVVRVIGKEGAAALDKSVRDVMTPKVKICNESHTVNQVMEIMTNGRFRHLPVERDGYLYGIVSIGDVVKQRIEDVEREAEEIKAYIATA, from the coding sequence ATGACTGTGAAGGCAATTCTGGACAAGAAGGGCCACGACGTATTTACCATCGGGCCGAACGTGCAGCTGTCGGAAGCTGTGCGCACGCTTGCCGAACATCGCATCGGTGCGCTTGTCGTGACCAACGGCGACCGCAAGATCGTCGGCATCCTCTCCGAGCGCGACGTGGTGCGCGTGATCGGCAAGGAAGGGGCTGCGGCGCTCGACAAGAGCGTGCGTGACGTGATGACCCCCAAGGTCAAGATCTGCAACGAAAGCCACACCGTGAACCAGGTCATGGAGATCATGACCAATGGCCGGTTCCGCCATCTGCCCGTCGAGCGCGACGGCTATCTCTACGGCATCGTCTCGATCGGCGACGTGGTCAAGCAGCGCATCGAGGACGTCGAGCGCGAGGCCGAGGAGATCAAGGCCTACATCGCCACCGCCTGA
- a CDS encoding NADH:ubiquinone oxidoreductase subunit NDUFA12 — protein sequence MKNFLVQFFTWWNGQTLGTRFHTWRKGTKVGQDEFGNTYYEGGKDSEGRTRRWVIYKGYSEASLIPPGWHGWMHHRVDVAPTQDNYIPRDWQKPHQPNLTGTAAAYRPKGSVLGNEHRPQVTGDYDAWTPGS from the coding sequence ATGAAGAATTTCCTTGTCCAGTTTTTCACCTGGTGGAACGGCCAGACCCTTGGCACGCGCTTCCACACCTGGCGCAAAGGCACCAAGGTTGGCCAGGATGAGTTCGGCAACACCTACTACGAGGGCGGCAAGGACTCGGAAGGCCGCACGCGCCGCTGGGTTATCTACAAGGGCTATTCCGAAGCCTCGTTGATTCCGCCCGGCTGGCACGGCTGGATGCATCATCGCGTCGACGTGGCTCCCACGCAGGACAACTATATTCCGCGCGACTGGCAGAAGCCGCACCAGCCCAACCTGACCGGTACGGCTGCCGCCTACCGCCCCAAGGGCTCGGTGCTCGGCAACGAACATCGCCCGCAGGTCACCGGCGACTACGACGCTTGGACGCCCGGCTCCTGA